The window GCCTGGGCCTGTGCAGAGAAGGCAGGCTGCCCACCAGAGGGTACAGGAGGCCGTGGCCGTGTACAGCCTAGCTACCGTGTGGACTGTCTCCCTCTGGCCACACCCACCTGTGTTCTAGAGCCGCCTGGATTGATAAGTGCCGCCCCAACCTACTCATCACAGAGTCCACCTACGCCACCACCATCCGTGACTCCAAGCGCTGCAGGGAACGAGACTTCCTGAAGAAGGTCCATGAGACCGTGGAGCGCGGTGGGAAGGTAGCTGGTGAGGGCGCAGGGGCCCCAGGTGGGATTTGCCCCATGTCCCCCGGCCATGCTGCACAGGTCTTGTGGCTTTCCGGCATGTGGTCAGGGTAGGGATGTTGTGTGTTCTGGgcacagagggaggagggtttgctCAGCCCTGGGAAGACCCTTCAGCCAGGGCTTATTCACCCCTTATACCTCAGACCCCAATGAAGGGCTGGCCAGAGTGTCTGCTGACCATTGGTAAGTTTTGCTGGGACAGAATAGGAGCTACACACAATTGTCACAGGGCCTCCAGCCCCCAGAGCTGCCAGCAGGGCTGGTCTTCTGAGAAGGCAGCCATAGGGAGTGACTGCCTGCCCGTGTGGTTTGGGCTTGACACAATTGGAGGGGTACAGCATGGCCAGGGGTTCCTGCCCAAGCTGGCCTCACAGCCCCACCCCACAGGTGCTGATCCCTGTGTTTGCGCTGGGCCGTGCTCAGGAGCTCTGCATCCTGCTGGAGACCTTCTGGTAGGTGCAGCCCAAGATGGTTGTTTTAAGCCCTGTGCTGCTAGCTGTGGGTGGGGGAACACCCTTCCTGGCACTGGATTTGACCCAGGCTGAGGGCACATGGGCGCCACTGGCTGGCCCTGCTCCACAGTCTCCCCACCATGCCCTGTTCTGGCTGCAGGGAGCGCATGGACCTAAAAGCCCCCATTTACTTCTCCACGGGCCTGACAGAGAAGGCCAATCACTACTACAAACTCTTCATCCCCTGGACCAACCAGAAGATACGGAAGACCTTTGTACAGAGGAACATGTTCGAGTTCAAGCACATCAAGGCCTTTGACCGGGCATTTGCTGACAGCCCAGGACCCATGGTGTGCCCCAGTGCAGCTGGGGGGGCAGGGAGTTCCACCAGGCTCAGGCTCGCTTGCAGGGTGCAGCGTGCCTCTGTGCTGGGAAGATGGGAGGGCAGAAGGCTCTGAGGGCGGGGGAGCATCTGCTGCCCTGACTGTCCCCACATTTGCCCCGAAGGTCgtgtttgcaaccccagggatgcTGCATGCTGGCCAGTCACTACAGATCTTCCGGAAGTGGGCAGGGAACGAGAAGAACATGGTGAGGGGTCTGGGCCCCAGGGCTGGCTCCTTGGGGGCAGGGGCTGCCCTGGCTGGGGGCTTGCTGCCATTAGGAGGAGCAGGCTGGGCATGCTGGTGCCTGGGGTCTGACCCAGGCTGACTCTCACTGTGTCTTGGACCATCTGCACCAGGCAGGAAAGCCCCTGGCTTCCTGAGCACCGTCATGGGGGTCAGGCCTGGGTGGGCTTGTGCTGAGACCACTGAGCCTGCTTCTCCAGGGTCTGCAGTGGGCCCTGAAGGGGAGGGCCCTCCATCAAGGGTTCAGGTTCAGGTGGGCagaagggtgggtggggggaatgTCCCAGGAGGAAGCCCCGAGGCAGGAGGTGCAGGGGAGCCACTCATCTATCCCTCCCTCCCACAGGTCATCATGCCTGGCTACTGCGTGCAGGGCACCGTGGGTCACAAGATCCTCAGTGGGCAGCGCAAGCTGGAGATGGAGGGGCGGCAGGTGGTGAGTCCTCACCTCTCTCTACCAGCCCTGTGGATCCCACTTGGGTGGGTGGAGGCCCTCGGAACCACCACCTGTGCTGACGGCCCACATACTGCGATGTTACAGCTGGAGGTCAAGATGCAGGTGGAGTACATGTCCTTCAGTGCCCACGCGGATGCCAAGGGCATCATGCAGCTGGTGGGCCAGGCGGAGCCAGAGAATGTGCTGCTGGTGCACGGCGAGGCCAAGAAGATGGAGTTTCTGAAGCAGAAGATTGAGCAGGAATTCCGTAGGCAGTCCAGGCAAGGGTAGGGGAGTGGTGGGGTCTGGTGCAGGCAGGGCCCTCCAGCCTGGACTGAGGCTCTCTCCATCTCCCGGCCAGGGGTCAACTGCTACATGCCGGCCAACGGCGAGACGGTGACGCTGCCCACAAGCCCCAGCATCCCTGTGGGCATCTCACTGGGGCTGCTGAAGCGGGAGATGGCACAGGGTGAGCGGCAAGGCCAGCTGCGGTGGGGGTTGGAGGGCAGGGCGGCTGCTGGGCAGGTGGCCCCATTCACAGTGCCGACCAGTGCCCCATCCCCACAGGGCTGCTCCCTGACGCCAAGAAGCCTCGGCTCTTGCACGGCACCCTGATCATGAAGGACAGTGTGAGTGCTGCAATCGCCGTGGGGCTTGGGGGGCTGTCCCTGCCGGCTCTGACCCACTCTTGCCCCATAGAACTTCCGGCTCGTGTCCTCAGAGCAGGCCCTCAAGGAGTTGGGCCTGGCCGAGCATCAGCTGCGCTTCACCTGCCGTGTACACCTGCACGACACACGCAAGGAGCAGGAGATGGCCATGCGCGTGTACAGCCACCTGAAGAGGTAGGCGTCCTGGCCGCCCTTCCCCATGGGTGCAGGGCACACGTGGGGGTGCCAGGCTGGGCCTCACTGGGATTCCCTGCAGTGTCCTCAAGGACCACTGCGTGCAGCACCTTCCTGACGGCTCCGTGACCGTGGAGTCCATCTTAGTCCAGGCCGCTGCCCACTCCGAGGACCCAGGCACCAAGGTGCTACTGGTCTCCTGGACCTACCAGGTGAGGGcaggactggttgggtctccctATCACCCGGGGCAGGCAGGTCAGGGGAACAGACCAACAGCCCTTCTTGCCTGTGGCTGCAGGACGAGGAGCTAGGAAGCTACCTCACATCTCTGCTCAAGAAGGGCCTGCCCCAGGCCAGCTGAAGCCCCGTGGACAATAGAGGGACCTGGCTTGTGCTCCAGGACCGTCTATGCCCCCCGTCTTCCCCGTGTCCTTGGGTGTAGATCCCACCGCTCATCTGTGTAGAGAACACAGGGCCATGTACCTGCTCGAGTGGCTGCTTTTGGCCAAAGAAACGGATCTGGGAGGCTTTTCACCTTTTATTTCTACTCCTGGCCTCCCAGGAGATGGGTGGGGGCTCTTGGGGTGTTGATCTCCAATAAAAACCACCACAGGCTGTCTGGGCGTCTCCCTTTCTGATGCTTCCACCTGTCTCCTGCACCACCACTCTGGCAACCCACCTGGGCAGGCGCCCAGGGAGGTGGGGACTTGTGGCAGGCTTGCTGTGGTCGCTGCACGGTGCAGGGCAGGGTCAAGCAGCGGAGCAGCAGAGGGTTACCTGTGACTTCTGTACTGGGTCTCTGAGGGCCTGCGAGGAGGCTGCATGGAGGTGGGACCTATGGACAGACCCCAGGTCATCCTGGGGGCAAGAAGGTCTCTGCAAGGGCCAGGCGAGAGCCTTCCATGGAACTGCAGAGCCCCTGCCTTTGCCCCAGAGTTCAAGTCCCTCCACCCAGTGCTGCCGACTGGATCCTCTcagcttccctccccacccccaccacctagGGCCAGGTCAGGACGGGGCTTGGCTGAGGGGCTGTGGCACCCACTCCAGGCTACCTGcctttgggctttcctggggTATGGCACTGCCACCAAGCACCCTTCTCCTGGTGAAGGCTCAACCTTGGGCAGGGTCAGCCAGTCAGGGTACAAGCAGGGACCTCCTCAGGTCACTTCCTCTTACCAAGGCCTTCGTAGAGCACCGACTTCAAGAACAAGCCATGGGCAGGGGCCACTCGGCTCTGGTGTTTCCCCAGGGGGTCCCGGCTGTCCAGAATGGCTTTCACCTGAGCAGGCATCAAAGCCCCCAGCCCCACGGCTACAAGCACAGCAGTCATTCTCCGCACCTGTGACCCAAAGCAAACACTGCTGCAGCTGCTCaagccccaggccccgcccccagggaAGACCCCAGGATGGAGCCCACCTGTTTGTACAGGAAGGACTGGCTCTCAAACTCCAGGCTCCAGAACTGCAACTGCCTGGGGACACAGACGCCTCACAGTGTGACCTATGGCTTCCCACCCTGGGGTCCAAATGCTACCCCCCTCCCGCTTTACTGTAATTGAGCCCAGTGAAAGGGAGACTAAAGCCAGATGACTGGTGCTTGTGAGGTGACTGCAGAGCTGTTGGGGCTGAGGTCCTGGTGTGAGCTCAGAGGCAActggaaggcagccctgggctctTCAGCAGGAGCTGGAGGCTGGGCCTAACTGGGAAGGCTCTGGAATCCAGTAGCTGCTGGATGGCTGGAGGCCCTGGGACAGTgagggtggggtgaggtggggggcaGTAGAAACAACCCTTGTCAGCCTAGACCAGAACCACTAGCCTGGTGTTTCTCCCCGAGGAGAACCCTGTCCTTGACCACCAGGATTCGTCTGAGTTGGTGAGCTCTGCCTTCTGGACCAAGGCTCATGGGTCCAGAGGCCCACACCATGGCTGACAGGCACCCTCTTCTCCCCAGAAGCTGGATGGGTGGGTACCCAGGGAGCCCCAAGTGCAGCGCTAGGGAAGGTTCTGGAGCTAAATCTAGCCTTTGCAGCCTCCAGACCGGAGTGCGGGCTGCTCTTCTCACCTGCTTTCCTCGGGGAGGACAAAGGGGCTGGTGGGGTCGGGGGACACAGAGGCCCGGCGCAAGGTGCGCACCGGGCTGGAGGCTGGGCTGCCAGCGGACTGGAAGGCACTGAAGTCATGTGTCCCCAGGAGGTGCTGGGCGGCTTCCTGCATGGCAGCCACATCCAAGCAGCTGCGGGGAGCCAAGTGAGTGGTCAGGAGCGAATGGCTGGCCAGGCAGGCCTGGCAAGCCCCTGCTCACTCAAACCACTCACTCTGCCTGAAGTGCCCAGCACCGGTTTCGTTCAAATACAGGCAGCCTGTCAGGCCTGGGGCAGCCGGTAGCTAGGCGGTACAGGTAGGTCCTGGATATGGCTGCATGGCGGGCATGGAAGTGGCTGGGTACACGGAAGGCCTGTAGCACCCTGTGGGAGCAAGACCAGGAATGACCCCCTGCCGCAGCGATGTGACACCTTGGCATCTCCCCCATCACCTCAAGGAGTTCTGTCCTCACCTCCCCCGCCTCTACCATAGTGTATGATCCCAGGAGAGCGGTGCTCACCTGATTGCAGGGTGCTTCAGGTGGGTGTTGAGGGCTTCCGTCAGGACCTCAGGGGAGAAGGGTGGCAGATCTGAGCGGCGCTGGATGTCCAGGTGCGCCGCGTTACTTAGGGCGTGGACCCCAGCATCCGTGCGGCTGGAAATGGTGAACTTTACCGGCACCACCGAGTTCAGCCGCTCTGCGGCCTCCTAGGGGTGTATAAGATACAGATGGGCCGGGCTCCCATCTGCCTCTCCCCGGGGTCGCCCTCCTTCCTCCCGGGCACGGGCCTGGAGCTCACCTCTAGGTAGTTCTGGACTCCGACGGCGCGCTGGACGCCCCTGACGGCCGCGACCCCGCTGCGGGCAGGGAAGGTGGAAGTTAGAGCGCGGAGGTTGCTTCGCCCGgggccccgcccgccccgcccacTGTGATCAAAGGCGGCCGTTCCAGCCCTGGCTGCCGGGGCCCGAGGCCGGAGGTGAGGACCCTAAACTCAGCCTCTGCCATCCCCTCGCGCGCCAGTCCTCGGCTACTTTCCGGCTCGAGCTTGGGTGCTCCCCGCGGCGTCGGGCTCCACGAGGGGCTCATGGGCACGGGTAGGAGGCTCAGAGGACGTACTTAAAGTCCGTTCCCAAGTATTGGAAGTACACGAGGTAGCGCGCCGGCACCGAGCCCGCGCCCATAGCCAGACTGGACAAGGTGGAGCCGCAAGAGCTGAGCGGGACAGGCGGAGAGCCAGGTAGATTGGGACCGCACGCGGGGCTACGTGCGCGCGGGCGCGCGCACCCGGTCTGTCTACGCCTCCTGGCCGCTCCGGCGCTTGCGCCTGTGCTCTCGCCCCGCCCAGGCAGCCTAGCAAGGCTGCCCAGGCTTGGGGAGCCGAGGCGGGACTAGACTTAGGGAGCGGATGCAAAGTGCCCACCCAGGGGAAACGCCGCCGCAGCTTCACGCAGACCCGCAAGCTCCCGCGCCCGCCCCACTAACACCCACCCCAATCCTCCCGCCGCGGTCCGGATGAGCGCATGTTGCCAATCCCCCAGGTTGCCTAAGGCCGAATCGCAGGAGAGCGCGCGCCCAGCGGCTCCTGAGACTGCTACTGGCCCCATCCACTCTTCCGACCCGCGGCCGGAACGAAGGGGGCGGGACGTCGGAGCGTTTGGCGACGCTCCCCGGCGGTGACAGCGGGCGGCGCGCACGGACGGAGGACTTTGGCGACGCTCCCCAGCGGTGacaggcggggcggggcggtggCGCAGCGGCCTCGTTCCGGGGCGGGCGGGCGCCGATCGCGGCGCGGGCGGGCGGGCAGGCAGGCCGGTCGGGGATGCCGCTCGGGCCGCCGTGGTCCTCGTGCCAGTGAGCGCCGCGCGCTGCCGCAGCCATGACGGTGGAGTTCGAGGAGTGCATCAAGGACTCGCCGCGCTTCAGGTGCGCCCCCGGGGCGCGGCGCGGCCCTTTGTGATCCGCCGGTTCGCAGCCCCTCGGGGTACCCGGGACCGCCGGGGGATGGGGCGCGGGAAGGGGAGCCGGTGCCGCCTTTGTACCCGGCGCCCGGGCTGGAGGCCAGAGCAGGAGGACTCGCCTTGGACAAAGCCCTCAGCAACCACAGCCCTAGAGCCCGGAACAAAAGATGCCCCTTGTGCTGGTCGCCGCGCGCGAAGGGTGCGCGCGTGGGGCGGGGCGGCCTCTGGCGCGGCCACCTCTCCGTGGGAGTGTCCGTCCGCTTTGTGTCTAGACCTTCTGCGGGCCACCTGCACAGAGCTGAGACTTTGCCGGGCCCTGCAGCCCGACTCTGGCTAGGGTCGTCTGGGTGCGTCGGGTGTCTGCCCCTGGAATCTGTCTTGGTTCCTGTGCCCGGAGTAGTCAAGGGGGCGGGCAGCTGGAGCCACAGTTAGGGCTTGGGGAAGCTGCTTGGCAGGGTGACCTAGATGCCTGGCAGGGTGGGGGCTATCTGAGCAGACTGGATTCGAGAGACTGGTGGAGGTTCTGGGCTGTGcctggacatgggtttgtgctTTTAGTCCTTCCTGGGAGTGCAGGCGGGCTTATCTGTGTGGACATGTTCATGGTGTGCATGCATCTGCTCTAATGGGGCACCTCCTGTGTGTCAGGTGCTCATGCTTGTGCTTGGGTACACTTGTATGAATTCTGCCCCTCTGCACCCTCCCTTGAGGTGCCAGCCCTTGGACATGAATGTGTGGGTGAGCTGCGCCCCTGGACTGCTGCTAGATAC is drawn from Bubalus kerabau isolate K-KA32 ecotype Philippines breed swamp buffalo chromosome 5, PCC_UOA_SB_1v2, whole genome shotgun sequence and contains these coding sequences:
- the INTS11 gene encoding integrator complex subunit 11 codes for the protein MPEIRVTPLGAGQDVGRSCILVSIAGKNVMLDCGMHMGFSDDRRFPDFSYITRSGRLTDFLDCVIISHFHLDHCGALPYFSEMVGYDGPIYMTQPTQAICPILLEDYRKIAVDKKGEANFFTSQMIKDCMKKVVAVHLHQTVQVDDELEIKAYYAGHVLGAAMFQIKVGSESVVYTGDYNMTPDRHLGAAWIDKCRPNLLITESTYATTIRDSKRCRERDFLKKVHETVERGGKVLIPVFALGRAQELCILLETFWERMDLKAPIYFSTGLTEKANHYYKLFIPWTNQKIRKTFVQRNMFEFKHIKAFDRAFADSPGPMVVFATPGMLHAGQSLQIFRKWAGNEKNMVIMPGYCVQGTVGHKILSGQRKLEMEGRQVLEVKMQVEYMSFSAHADAKGIMQLVGQAEPENVLLVHGEAKKMEFLKQKIEQEFRVNCYMPANGETVTLPTSPSIPVGISLGLLKREMAQGLLPDAKKPRLLHGTLIMKDSNFRLVSSEQALKELGLAEHQLRFTCRVHLHDTRKEQEMAMRVYSHLKSVLKDHCVQHLPDGSVTVESILVQAAAHSEDPGTKVLLVSWTYQDEELGSYLTSLLKKGLPQAS
- the PUSL1 gene encoding tRNA pseudouridine synthase-like 1 isoform X1 — its product is MGAGSVPARYLVYFQYLGTDFNGVAAVRGVQRAVGVQNYLEEAAERLNSVVPVKFTISSRTDAGVHALSNAAHLDIQRRSDLPPFSPEVLTEALNTHLKHPAIRVLQAFRVPSHFHARHAAISRTYLYRLATGCPRPDRLPVFERNRCWALQADCLDVAAMQEAAQHLLGTHDFSAFQSAGSPASSPVRTLRRASVSPDPTSPFVLPEESRQLQFWSLEFESQSFLYKQVRRMTAVLVAVGLGALMPAQVKAILDSRDPLGKHQSRVAPAHGLFLKSVLYEGLGPTSMQPPRRPSETQYRSHR
- the PUSL1 gene encoding tRNA pseudouridine synthase-like 1 isoform X2 gives rise to the protein MGAGSVPARYLVYFQYLGTDFNGVAAVRGVQRAVGVQNYLEEAAERLNSVVPVKFTISSRTDAGVHALSNAAHLDIQRRSDLPPFSPEVLTEALNTHLKHPAIRVLQAFRVPSHFHARHAAISRTYLYRLATGCPRPDRLPVFERNRCWALQADCLDVAAMQEAAQHLLGTHDFSAFQSAGSPASSPVRTLRRASVSPDPTSPFVLPEESRQLQFWSLEFESQSFLYKQVRRMTAVLVAVGLGALMPAQVKAILDSRDPLGKHQSRVAPAHGLFLKSVLYEGLG